A genomic stretch from Romeriopsis navalis LEGE 11480 includes:
- a CDS encoding S-layer family protein has translation MPAPVRSFKRYWLFSVLPIAATAWLQALPTAAQIVGDTTLPNNSIVTPTGATCTPCTLSGGTQVGGNLFHSFTQFSVVNGETAFFDNNAATIQNIFARVTGGSASTIDGILQANGTANLFLLNPNGLTFGSGATLQLGGSFFGSTADSIQFQDGTTFSATAPTPLLTVSVPVGLQYGANPGAIQVNGPGHNLAIGGGFAINRSARPAGLAVNPGQTLALIGGEVNLDGGNLTADQGRIEVGSVTAAQLVDLTNTLGVSYSQVSDFGNIRLANAASIDTSSSTANNGAINIQGKSLQVQDGSAIIGLTLGSGQGQPITINTTDRILVTGLRNGNIFPSFVSTDIGLTAAATAIGGDIKLNTGLLQASDGGIISASTLRAGQAGNVEIKASQINLSGEIPAVGAQSGIFSQVINRTATGDAGIITINTDSLNVSNGAQVVTATSGRGNSGSLAITAKSVNLDGSGVRRASGLFASGAGGNGGPITVTSDQLSITNGAQINSSTRGPGDGGIITIQATNSTITGIGPSGPSGIFSTVSGGGSGAAGAITLSGDQLFVGDGAQIATATSWSGDAGDITVRVKAVELAGGNPQSLGGLISTSVLILPPPNVPVPPPAQTGQGGTISVTADRLIVRDGAVINVSNLPTSSRSSALPGNGSVGNIAIQANSVLLDNGGTLTATSRGGDRGNITINGSQNVTLRNASLITGNADGTATGGNITINTPFLIGPALENSDITANSTNNFGGQVEINGQNVLGIRPAPQLTPASDITASSALGVQFNGDIRINTLNADPEQGVAELPNYLLDRAQQVAQTCAPNRASKFVITGRGGIPVRPTEQIDTALTWQDFRAINRTIRTGTIAQPPAAITPASIPQPLIEATQWERTASGEIRIIAQTNSPQRDVIASALTCATAQK, from the coding sequence ATGCCAGCCCCCGTTCGTTCGTTCAAACGCTATTGGCTTTTTTCGGTATTACCGATTGCTGCGACTGCTTGGCTACAGGCTTTACCAACCGCAGCCCAAATCGTCGGCGATACGACTTTACCGAATAACTCGATCGTCACTCCCACCGGCGCAACTTGTACACCCTGTACCCTTAGCGGCGGTACTCAAGTCGGGGGCAACCTGTTTCATAGCTTCACGCAGTTTTCTGTGGTCAATGGCGAAACCGCCTTTTTCGACAACAATGCCGCCACAATCCAAAATATCTTTGCCCGCGTCACCGGAGGCAGTGCTTCCACGATCGATGGCATACTCCAGGCCAATGGGACAGCCAATCTTTTCTTGCTCAACCCCAACGGTCTCACGTTTGGTAGCGGCGCCACATTACAACTCGGTGGCTCCTTCTTTGGAAGCACCGCCGATAGCATTCAGTTCCAAGACGGCACCACCTTCAGTGCAACAGCTCCCACCCCACTCCTAACCGTCAGCGTTCCCGTCGGTCTACAATACGGCGCGAACCCCGGCGCAATTCAAGTCAATGGGCCTGGCCATAATTTAGCGATCGGCGGGGGCTTTGCCATCAATCGGAGCGCTCGTCCCGCCGGTCTTGCGGTAAATCCAGGCCAAACCCTAGCCCTCATCGGTGGGGAAGTCAATCTCGACGGTGGGAATCTCACCGCCGACCAAGGGCGCATCGAAGTTGGCAGTGTTACCGCCGCTCAACTCGTGGATCTGACGAATACCTTAGGGGTTAGCTATAGTCAGGTCTCAGACTTCGGCAATATCCGCTTAGCGAACGCGGCTTCGATCGACACCAGCAGTAGCACCGCGAACAATGGCGCGATCAATATTCAAGGTAAATCACTGCAAGTCCAAGACGGATCGGCGATCATCGGTCTGACTTTAGGCAGCGGTCAGGGACAACCAATTACAATCAATACCACTGATCGCATTCTGGTCACGGGCCTGCGCAACGGCAATATTTTTCCCAGCTTCGTCTCAACTGATATTGGCCTCACCGCTGCAGCAACGGCGATCGGTGGCGACATCAAGCTCAACACTGGACTCCTCCAAGCCAGTGATGGTGGGATTATTTCCGCTTCGACCCTACGCGCTGGTCAAGCAGGTAATGTCGAGATCAAAGCCAGCCAAATCAACCTCAGCGGTGAGATTCCGGCGGTGGGCGCCCAGAGTGGCATTTTCTCTCAGGTGATTAACCGCACAGCCACCGGCGATGCCGGTATTATCACCATCAATACTGACAGCCTCAATGTCAGCAACGGCGCACAAGTCGTCACGGCCACCAGTGGACGCGGAAATAGCGGCAGTCTGGCGATCACTGCCAAAAGTGTCAATCTTGACGGTAGTGGCGTCAGGCGGGCCAGCGGCCTGTTTGCCAGTGGTGCGGGCGGCAATGGTGGTCCGATTACGGTCACCAGTGACCAATTGAGTATCACGAACGGGGCCCAAATCAACTCATCCACAAGGGGTCCGGGCGATGGTGGCATCATCACCATTCAAGCCACAAATTCCACCATAACCGGTATCGGCCCCAGTGGCCCCAGTGGCATTTTCTCCACGGTCAGTGGCGGCGGCAGCGGTGCTGCCGGTGCAATTACGCTCTCTGGCGATCAACTCTTTGTCGGCGACGGGGCACAGATTGCCACCGCCACCAGTTGGTCGGGCGATGCCGGCGATATTACCGTCAGGGTCAAAGCAGTTGAACTGGCGGGCGGCAATCCCCAGAGCCTTGGCGGTTTGATCTCTACTTCAGTCTTGATTTTGCCACCACCGAATGTCCCAGTCCCACCACCAGCCCAAACCGGTCAAGGTGGCACAATCAGCGTTACCGCCGATCGCTTAATTGTCCGCGATGGAGCCGTGATTAACGTCAGCAATCTACCCACAAGTTCGCGCTCATCGGCATTGCCAGGCAATGGCTCGGTCGGCAATATCGCCATCCAAGCCAATTCCGTCTTGCTGGATAACGGTGGCACATTAACCGCTACCAGTCGCGGTGGCGATCGTGGCAATATCACCATCAACGGGAGCCAAAATGTTACCTTACGCAACGCGAGCTTAATTACCGGCAATGCTGACGGCACCGCGACGGGCGGCAATATCACGATTAATACGCCTTTCCTAATTGGCCCCGCCCTAGAAAATAGCGACATCACCGCAAATTCCACCAATAACTTTGGTGGCCAGGTCGAAATCAATGGCCAGAACGTCCTCGGGATTCGGCCAGCACCGCAGCTCACCCCGGCCAGCGACATTACCGCCAGTTCCGCCCTTGGTGTGCAGTTTAACGGCGACATCAGGATTAATACGCTCAACGCCGACCCCGAACAAGGTGTGGCGGAATTGCCAAATTATTTACTCGATCGCGCCCAACAAGTTGCCCAAACTTGCGCGCCCAATCGCGCCAGCAAATTTGTCATCACAGGACGCGGCGGGATTCCCGTCCGACCCACGGAACAAATTGATACAGCACTAACTTGGCAAGATTTTCGCGCAATCAACCGGACGATTCGCACCGGCACGATCGCCCAACCACCCGCTGCCATCACCCCGGCTTCAATTCCCCAACCATTAATTGAAGCAACACAGTGGGAACGTACCGCCTCCGGCGAAATTCGCATCATCGCCCAAACCAACTCACCCCAGCGGGATG
- a CDS encoding NF038122 family metalloprotease, with product MATQFNFTYGQDITLQQMVGVETAGKIWSSYLQDDVTLNIHVGTSSSLPKDVIGGALPGIQADVDHEDFYNALDADQTTANDATAVQNLRRFSSRVVYDMFIRDDDNFRSSRSIEDVNLTRANAKALNLIGRHDQGLDGVILLGNLAGNSKFNWNYDYSRSGKMGGNDLDYLSTVMHEIGHVLGFVSGVDQPGWIGSRVEIQGDQLTAYRDFLQDRVSYATALDLYRYNIDTSDGWSDIDLAYGSNGGKKYFSIDGETALAEFATGLDQSLGGDGEQASHWKYGTEGLMSPRLKKKQRVMISQLDLTAFDVIGWDVQETTINFQQIHNQTKKALASRLNPNLANNQRLSWMNNALNSPSQTQQYAQQLTQEPTGAINDMIQNSQVYQWGTHGDGYWWGADSDGWWQKVADLFYQRGLFSTISDTDSAPQAAGNQNSGGFNLAIQFEGFGNSGNVSQVIDTVLSMVKQNQSQPAIGDSSNITLTQVETMVIDLVSPSANQFELSTPKAFSHTRKRANKQVDDRHQTEWGIPGDGYWSNL from the coding sequence ATGGCAACACAATTCAATTTTACTTACGGGCAAGACATTACACTGCAGCAAATGGTTGGCGTCGAAACTGCAGGTAAAATTTGGTCGAGTTATCTCCAAGATGACGTCACCCTAAATATCCACGTTGGCACCTCTAGCAGCTTGCCTAAAGACGTGATTGGTGGAGCATTACCCGGAATTCAGGCAGATGTTGATCATGAGGATTTCTACAATGCTTTGGATGCCGATCAAACAACAGCGAATGATGCAACTGCCGTTCAGAATTTGAGGCGGTTCTCATCTCGAGTTGTATATGATATGTTCATCCGCGATGATGATAACTTTCGCTCGTCGCGCTCCATCGAGGACGTTAATCTAACTCGGGCAAATGCGAAGGCGTTGAACTTAATTGGTCGACATGACCAAGGTTTAGATGGCGTCATTTTACTCGGGAACCTAGCCGGTAATAGCAAATTCAATTGGAACTATGATTATTCCCGATCGGGGAAAATGGGCGGCAACGATTTAGATTATCTCAGCACGGTTATGCATGAGATCGGCCACGTACTAGGCTTTGTCAGTGGCGTTGATCAACCCGGTTGGATCGGTAGTCGTGTTGAGATACAGGGCGATCAACTCACGGCATATCGTGACTTTCTTCAAGATCGAGTCAGCTATGCGACCGCCCTTGATCTATACCGCTACAACATCGATACCAGTGATGGATGGAGCGATATTGATTTAGCCTATGGATCTAATGGTGGAAAGAAGTACTTTTCGATCGATGGTGAAACAGCTCTGGCAGAATTCGCCACTGGACTGGATCAGTCTCTCGGTGGTGATGGCGAACAGGCAAGCCACTGGAAGTATGGCACTGAGGGCTTGATGTCGCCGCGGCTCAAGAAAAAGCAGCGGGTGATGATTTCCCAGTTAGACTTGACGGCCTTTGATGTAATTGGTTGGGATGTCCAAGAGACGACGATTAACTTCCAGCAAATTCATAACCAAACGAAAAAAGCACTGGCAAGCAGACTCAATCCCAATCTTGCCAATAACCAACGTTTGAGTTGGATGAATAACGCGCTTAATAGCCCATCTCAGACTCAACAATACGCCCAACAACTGACGCAAGAACCAACTGGTGCAATCAATGACATGATTCAAAACAGCCAGGTTTATCAGTGGGGCACCCATGGCGACGGCTATTGGTGGGGTGCCGATAGTGATGGCTGGTGGCAGAAAGTTGCTGATTTGTTTTATCAACGTGGTTTATTTTCAACTATCTCGGATACAGATAGCGCTCCCCAGGCAGCGGGCAACCAAAACAGTGGCGGATTCAATCTAGCAATTCAATTTGAGGGCTTTGGCAACTCAGGCAACGTAAGTCAGGTAATCGACACAGTCCTCTCAATGGTCAAACAAAACCAGTCTCAACCGGCGATCGGCGACTCAAGCAACATCACATTGACTCAAGTCGAAACAATGGTGATTGATCTCGTTTCACCCAGCGCCAACCAATTTGAGTTGAGTACCCCCAAAGCCTTTAGTCACACTCGCAAACGCGCTAACAAGCAAGTGGACGATCGCCATCAAACCGAATGGGGCATTCCTGGCGATGGCTATTGGAGTAATCTCTAG
- a CDS encoding NF038122 family metalloprotease, whose protein sequence is MSTQFNFTYDRGTTFNQMIGMEIAGQLWSQQLQDNTTINIHVSTSSSLPQGVIGGALPGIRSSTAYSQVRNALFNDRRSNDDYTATNNLASGASQTVNFDWMTNDYTWLGNQSSIQKQASELDITNANAKALGLSTNGAAIDGLILMSQTAPWSYDFSGGSIASNKLDYVSTALHEIGHILGFVSGIDGATGWRDVRQAFNANRMWEYDAEITQRANEGTILDLFRFNDSKWSNSPDFSYGYQGGWKTFSINDGNSTLAYFANGDDIANGGDGYQGSHWEESDYYQSHSIMAPVARFGRRQGITNLDRRAFDVIGWDINANAASQSWSSMEFQAIQSLASKLNTSTSWVQNYQDAAAYWIGGDRPLAVIDMIARSITYEWGTGGDGWWQKIVDLFQQRSLFSTVEGGSSQPSSDVGNADMFSRMGNHYSSVITETVPSRPILNIQWSNTPTSNADTPSNTAPTVETGDIQLMQLQNDAFDLKTPKSFSIQGSKTPVKNQPDHSSDWGIPGDGYWDVSI, encoded by the coding sequence ATGTCCACACAATTCAACTTTACTTACGATAGGGGCACCACATTCAATCAAATGATCGGCATGGAAATTGCTGGCCAGTTGTGGAGTCAACAGCTACAAGACAATACCACGATCAACATTCACGTTAGTACATCCAGCAGTTTGCCACAGGGCGTCATTGGTGGGGCCTTGCCCGGTATCCGATCGAGTACAGCCTATTCCCAAGTCCGCAATGCACTGTTCAACGATCGCCGTAGTAATGATGACTATACGGCAACAAACAATCTAGCATCTGGCGCATCGCAAACAGTCAACTTTGACTGGATGACAAATGACTACACATGGCTTGGCAACCAGTCTTCCATTCAAAAGCAAGCGTCTGAACTTGATATTACCAATGCGAATGCTAAGGCGTTAGGACTGTCGACTAACGGTGCAGCAATCGATGGGCTGATTCTTATGAGTCAAACTGCACCATGGAGCTATGATTTCTCTGGCGGCTCTATTGCATCTAACAAACTAGATTATGTCAGTACGGCACTACACGAAATTGGCCACATCCTTGGCTTCGTCAGTGGCATCGATGGTGCAACCGGCTGGCGCGATGTGCGACAGGCATTTAACGCTAATCGCATGTGGGAGTATGATGCGGAAATCACCCAGCGGGCCAATGAAGGCACAATATTAGATTTATTCCGATTTAACGACAGTAAATGGAGTAACAGCCCCGACTTTAGCTATGGCTATCAAGGCGGTTGGAAAACGTTTTCCATTAATGATGGCAATTCAACACTGGCCTATTTCGCAAATGGCGATGATATCGCCAATGGTGGCGATGGCTATCAAGGTAGCCACTGGGAAGAGAGTGATTACTATCAGTCTCATTCCATCATGGCTCCAGTCGCCCGTTTTGGTCGCCGTCAAGGGATTACTAATCTCGATCGGCGGGCCTTCGATGTCATTGGCTGGGATATAAACGCTAACGCCGCCTCCCAATCCTGGTCAAGTATGGAATTCCAGGCGATTCAGAGCTTAGCCTCTAAGCTTAATACCAGTACAAGCTGGGTTCAGAACTACCAAGATGCCGCCGCATATTGGATTGGTGGCGATCGACCACTGGCGGTTATCGACATGATTGCTCGCAGCATAACCTATGAATGGGGCACCGGTGGTGATGGCTGGTGGCAAAAGATTGTTGATCTATTCCAACAGCGATCGCTCTTTTCGACAGTTGAAGGTGGTAGCTCCCAGCCCTCTAGTGATGTTGGCAATGCAGACATGTTCAGCCGCATGGGGAATCACTACAGCAGCGTGATAACAGAAACAGTGCCCAGTCGCCCTATTCTGAACATTCAATGGAGCAACACACCAACTAGCAATGCCGATACCCCATCCAATACGGCCCCAACAGTGGAGACTGGGGATATTCAACTGATGCAACTACAAAATGATGCATTTGATTTGAAGACGCCGAAGTCTTTCTCCATCCAGGGAAGTAAGACACCTGTCAAAAATCAGCCCGATCATAGTTCTGACTGGGGCATTCCGGGTGATGGCTATTGGGATGTGAGCATCTAG
- a CDS encoding NF038122 family metalloprotease, with amino-acid sequence MSTQFNFTYDQGVSYNQMLGMEIAGQAWSHYLQDNTTINIHIASSSDLPAGVIGGALPAMKSRVSYENVRNALFNNRTSSLDHTASQHLSQDWRQAVEFDWVTEADEAISDQDNRQRLLRRLNMTNANAKALGIATNGSALDGFILMGKAAPWSYKFTGTTASTKLDFVSTAMHEIGHILGFVSGLDNPGELRSAWQAFQSNRMAEYEQKLWNRANSGTVLDLFRFNAERTSANPDFSYGNFGGWKKFSVDDGATALGYFANGDSINDGGDGYQASHWQSSEWYQANSVMAPALGRGRRQSIGWVDVQAMDAIGWDVRNDYAVSWGTLRDRAKAAMAAKLNTSIEWMEANKSQTVSSLRQSREADVTQMIKKSVIYEWGVDGGGWWQKVKQIFQQRALFSKIDLGAAQPLTNVTSNRSSSATTPAYPELTVQWEKSNDNAQSTIEQNGVTVQATSVQLVQVQNSEFDLNTPKAFSISVGQIAKQPGLDNQIDWGIPGDGYWDNQI; translated from the coding sequence ATGTCGACACAATTTAATTTCACCTACGATCAAGGCGTTTCCTATAACCAAATGTTGGGAATGGAAATTGCGGGCCAGGCTTGGTCCCATTATCTGCAAGACAACACAACCATCAACATCCATATTGCTAGTTCGAGCGATTTACCAGCGGGTGTAATTGGGGGCGCACTGCCGGCGATGAAGTCCCGGGTGAGCTATGAAAATGTCCGGAATGCCTTATTTAACAATCGGACTAGCAGCCTCGATCACACTGCTAGCCAGCATCTTTCCCAGGACTGGCGCCAAGCGGTCGAATTCGACTGGGTCACCGAAGCCGACGAAGCAATTAGTGATCAAGACAACCGGCAGCGGCTGCTGAGGCGGCTAAATATGACGAATGCCAATGCCAAGGCACTTGGCATTGCAACAAATGGTTCGGCATTGGATGGTTTTATCTTGATGGGTAAAGCAGCACCTTGGAGCTATAAATTTACCGGTACAACAGCCAGCACAAAGCTCGACTTTGTCAGTACAGCGATGCACGAGATTGGTCATATTCTCGGCTTCGTTAGCGGTTTAGATAATCCCGGTGAGCTCCGCAGTGCGTGGCAAGCCTTTCAGAGCAATCGGATGGCCGAATATGAGCAAAAGCTGTGGAACCGCGCGAATTCTGGTACAGTGCTTGACCTATTCCGCTTCAATGCTGAGCGCACAAGTGCCAATCCAGACTTTAGCTACGGAAACTTTGGCGGCTGGAAGAAGTTTTCAGTTGATGATGGTGCAACAGCACTAGGCTATTTTGCAAATGGCGACAGCATCAATGACGGCGGCGATGGCTACCAAGCAAGCCACTGGCAAAGTAGTGAATGGTATCAAGCGAATTCTGTGATGGCTCCCGCCCTGGGTCGGGGTCGTCGTCAGTCGATCGGCTGGGTGGATGTCCAGGCAATGGATGCGATCGGCTGGGATGTCCGCAATGATTATGCCGTTAGTTGGGGTACATTACGTGATCGAGCGAAAGCCGCGATGGCAGCCAAACTCAATACCAGCATCGAATGGATGGAGGCCAATAAGTCGCAAACCGTTTCGAGTCTGCGCCAGTCGCGTGAAGCTGACGTCACTCAGATGATTAAAAAAAGTGTCATCTACGAATGGGGCGTTGATGGTGGTGGCTGGTGGCAAAAGGTCAAGCAGATCTTCCAGCAGCGGGCACTATTCTCAAAAATTGATCTAGGAGCAGCACAACCATTAACTAATGTCACTTCCAACAGGAGTAGCAGTGCAACCACACCGGCATACCCGGAGCTGACTGTTCAATGGGAGAAATCTAACGACAACGCGCAATCGACAATTGAGCAAAATGGCGTCACCGTGCAAGCAACATCGGTGCAGTTAGTCCAAGTCCAAAACAGCGAGTTTGATCTCAACACGCCTAAGGCATTTTCGATTAGTGTCGGACAAATAGCTAAACAACCTGGACTTGACAACCAAATTGACTGGGGGATTCCGGGAGATGGCTACTGGGATAACCAAATCTAA